A region from the bacterium genome encodes:
- a CDS encoding tetratricopeptide repeat protein: MKHWIAWTLALVMVAILAGCGEKMTEEQLRANAADFESREQWKQAVEMYARLVKAFPKSPRADETLYRLGVLYANNLKDYQQSVDAYKQLIRKYPKSNYVIQSSFMIGYRYANDIKDYDNAKKYYQEFLQKWPNHELASSVKWELEHLGKDISELDLQLGTPAPGSAAKQ, translated from the coding sequence ATGAAACACTGGATTGCATGGACACTGGCCCTGGTGATGGTTGCGATTCTTGCCGGGTGTGGCGAAAAGATGACGGAAGAGCAGTTGCGCGCCAATGCCGCGGACTTTGAGAGCCGTGAGCAGTGGAAACAGGCGGTCGAGATGTATGCGCGTTTGGTCAAGGCTTTCCCCAAATCGCCCCGCGCAGATGAGACCCTCTATCGCCTTGGTGTGCTCTATGCCAACAATCTCAAGGATTATCAGCAGTCCGTTGATGCCTACAAGCAGCTCATCCGCAAGTACCCGAAAAGCAATTATGTCATCCAGTCCAGTTTCATGATCGGCTACCGATATGCCAACGACATCAAGGACTACGATAATGCCAAAAAGTATTATCAGGAGTTTTTGCAAAAGTGGCCCAATCATGAACTGGCCTCCTCGGTAAAATGGGAGCTGGAGCACCTCGGCAAGGATATCAGCGAGCTGGACCTCCAGCTCGGCACGCCCGCTCCGGGTTCAGCCGCTAAGCAGTAA
- the clpB gene encoding ATP-dependent chaperone ClpB — translation MSMDKLTIKAQEALGRSQQAAGDNGHQQIEPLHVLLALLNDPEGMARSLAKRIGADPGLLINRTTEALAKIPRVSGSGQMYYSRETGELFDSAQKEAGQLRDEYISVEHLLLALAGDRGPAGALMRENGMTHDALLQVLKQVRGSQRVTDQTPEDKYQALQRYARDLNELARQGKLDPVIGRDDEMRRVLQVLSRRTKNNPVLIGEPGVGKTAIAEGVAQRITQGDVPENLKSKRIMALDLGALIAGAKYRGEFEERFKALLKEITDSEGEYILFIDELHTLVGAGAAEGAMDASNMLKPALARGELRCIGATTLDEYRLHIEKDAALERRFQPVMVNPPSAEETISILRGIKEKYEVHHGVRIQDNALVAAATLADRYISDRFLPDKAIDLMDEAASKLRIEIDSMPAELDEVERRSKQLEIERQALKKEEDPVSAQRLVEVEKDLAELAERRTALRAHWELERSQIAAIRGLKEGIEKAKTDAAAAERDGRLEEAAELKYGRLIELHKQLEAANSRLIDLQKDLRMLKEEVDEEDIAEVVSKWTGIPVVRMLESEKQKLLHMEERLHERVIGQDEAVEAVADAIRRSRAGLQDENRPIGSFIFLGSTGVGKTELARALAEFLFDDERAMVRIDMSEYMERHAVSRLIGAPPGYVGYDEGGQLTEAVRRRPYAVVLLDEIEKAHPEVFNVLLQVLDEGRLTDNQGRTVNFKNTIIIMTSNLGAQQIMERSQEINEKNRKKIHEEIQEEVLALLKNTMRPEFLNRVDDIIVFHALRREEIKQIARLQLRHLEKLLARQDLLLEVTPEVEEYLAEHGYDPAFGARPLKRLIQHEMVDALALRLLAGDFPAGSTVEVLVKDKKLDFMRKKP, via the coding sequence ATCTCCATGGACAAATTGACGATAAAGGCCCAGGAGGCGCTGGGACGCAGTCAGCAGGCGGCCGGCGACAACGGACATCAGCAGATCGAGCCGCTACACGTGCTTCTGGCCCTGCTCAACGATCCGGAAGGCATGGCGCGGAGCCTGGCCAAGCGCATCGGCGCCGATCCGGGACTCCTGATCAACCGCACGACCGAAGCCCTGGCGAAGATCCCCCGGGTTAGCGGCAGCGGCCAGATGTATTACAGCCGCGAGACCGGTGAACTCTTTGATTCGGCCCAGAAAGAAGCAGGACAGTTGCGCGATGAGTACATCAGCGTGGAACACCTCCTTCTGGCCCTTGCCGGAGATCGGGGTCCGGCCGGTGCCCTGATGCGCGAAAACGGCATGACCCACGATGCGCTGTTGCAGGTGCTCAAGCAGGTGCGCGGCAGCCAGCGCGTGACCGACCAGACTCCGGAGGATAAATACCAGGCCCTGCAGCGTTATGCGCGCGATCTCAACGAACTGGCCCGTCAGGGCAAACTCGATCCTGTGATCGGCCGCGATGACGAGATGCGCCGGGTGCTGCAGGTGCTCAGCCGCCGCACCAAGAACAATCCGGTGCTCATCGGCGAGCCCGGCGTCGGCAAAACCGCGATCGCCGAAGGCGTCGCGCAGCGCATCACCCAGGGCGATGTGCCGGAGAATCTCAAGAGCAAGCGCATCATGGCCCTCGATCTCGGCGCCCTCATCGCTGGCGCCAAATACCGCGGCGAGTTCGAGGAACGCTTCAAGGCCCTGCTGAAAGAGATCACCGATTCGGAGGGGGAGTACATCCTCTTCATCGATGAACTGCATACCCTGGTAGGTGCCGGGGCCGCCGAGGGGGCTATGGACGCCTCCAACATGCTCAAACCCGCCCTCGCCCGTGGCGAGCTGCGCTGCATCGGCGCCACCACCCTCGATGAGTATCGCCTCCACATCGAAAAGGATGCCGCCTTGGAGCGGCGTTTTCAGCCGGTGATGGTCAATCCCCCCTCGGCGGAGGAGACGATCTCCATTCTTCGCGGCATCAAGGAAAAATATGAAGTGCATCATGGGGTGCGCATTCAGGACAATGCCTTGGTTGCGGCCGCTACGCTGGCCGACCGCTACATCAGCGACCGTTTTCTTCCGGACAAGGCCATCGACCTGATGGATGAGGCCGCCTCCAAATTGCGCATCGAGATCGACAGCATGCCGGCGGAGCTGGATGAGGTCGAACGCCGCAGCAAGCAGCTCGAGATCGAACGTCAGGCCCTGAAAAAGGAGGAGGATCCGGTCTCTGCGCAGCGCCTCGTTGAGGTCGAAAAGGATCTGGCGGAGTTGGCGGAGAGGCGGACCGCGCTGCGCGCCCACTGGGAACTGGAGCGAAGCCAGATCGCCGCGATCCGCGGACTTAAGGAGGGGATTGAGAAGGCCAAGACCGATGCGGCCGCTGCTGAACGCGATGGCCGTCTCGAGGAGGCCGCTGAACTGAAATACGGCCGTCTGATCGAGCTGCACAAACAGCTCGAAGCGGCCAACTCCCGGCTGATCGACTTACAGAAGGACCTGCGGATGCTCAAGGAGGAGGTTGATGAGGAGGACATCGCCGAAGTGGTCTCTAAATGGACCGGCATCCCGGTTGTGCGCATGCTCGAGAGCGAAAAGCAGAAGCTGCTGCATATGGAGGAGCGGTTGCACGAGCGGGTGATCGGCCAGGACGAGGCGGTCGAAGCGGTTGCCGATGCCATTCGCCGCAGCCGGGCCGGGCTTCAGGATGAAAACCGTCCCATCGGCTCCTTCATCTTTCTCGGTTCAACCGGCGTCGGCAAAACCGAGCTGGCGCGCGCTCTCGCGGAATTTCTCTTCGATGACGAGCGCGCGATGGTGCGCATCGATATGTCGGAGTACATGGAACGCCATGCGGTTTCGCGGCTTATCGGCGCGCCGCCTGGGTATGTAGGCTATGATGAGGGCGGCCAGCTTACCGAGGCGGTACGGCGGCGGCCCTATGCAGTGGTGCTCCTCGATGAGATCGAAAAGGCCCATCCCGAGGTCTTCAATGTCCTGCTTCAGGTACTGGATGAGGGGCGGCTCACCGACAACCAGGGCCGTACGGTCAATTTCAAGAACACCATCATCATCATGACCTCGAACCTTGGCGCCCAGCAGATCATGGAGCGGTCGCAGGAGATCAACGAGAAGAACCGCAAGAAGATCCACGAGGAGATCCAGGAAGAGGTACTGGCCCTGCTCAAGAATACCATGCGCCCCGAGTTTCTCAACCGCGTCGACGACATCATCGTCTTCCACGCCCTGCGGCGTGAGGAGATCAAACAAATCGCGCGGCTGCAGCTGCGGCATCTGGAAAAGCTGCTGGCGCGTCAAGATCTGCTTCTCGAAGTCACGCCTGAGGTGGAAGAGTATCTTGCGGAGCACGGCTACGATCCGGCCTTCGGCGCCAGGCCGCTGAAACGCCTGATCCAGCACGAGATGGTCGATGCCCTGGCCTTGAGACTCTTGGCGGGTGACTTTCCTGCAGGTTCTACCGTCGAGGTGCTTGTAAAGGATAAAAAACTTGATTTTATGAGGAAAAAACCCTAA
- the dnaK gene encoding molecular chaperone DnaK, whose product MGKIIGIDLGTTNSCVAVMEAGEPVVIPNSEGMRTTPSVVAFSKTGERLVGQVAKRQAVTNPTKTVYSIKRFMGRRFGEVSREREEVPYTVISGSNDVAKVKIDDKEYSPQEISAMILQKMRQTAEDYLGEKVTDAVITVPAYFNDSQRQATKEAGEIAGLNVRRIINEPTAASLAYGLDKKGNEKIAVFDLGGGTFDISILEIGDGVFEVKSTNGDTHLGGDDFDQRIIDWIVDEFVKQEGVDLSKDPMALQRLKEAAEKGKCELSTTTQTEINLPFITATDSGPKHLSMTLTRAKFEQLCDDLFQRTLAPCRTALKDAGMTTAEINEVVLVGGATRMPKVQEMVRELFGKEPHKGVNPDEVVAVGAAIQGGVLGGEVKDVLLLDVTPLSLGIETLGGVMTRIIEKNTTIPTRQSQIFSTAADSQTSVEIHVLQGEREMAIDNRTLGRFHLDGIPPAPRGIPQIEVSFDIDANGILNVAAKDKATNKEQTIRIEASTGLSKEEVEKMVSDAKLHAAEDKKRRELIDTRNQADQLVYQTEKNIKENADKLDSGLKNQLEAGVGRLKEAMKGENIDEIKSALEALNQIWHQAAAKMYEAANAQQQASAAAGAQQGQPGGESSGDKPPKAEDADYEVVDDQK is encoded by the coding sequence ATGGGAAAGATTATCGGTATCGATCTGGGCACCACCAACTCGTGCGTCGCGGTGATGGAGGCGGGGGAGCCCGTCGTCATCCCCAACAGCGAAGGCATGCGCACCACCCCCTCGGTGGTGGCGTTCAGCAAAACCGGTGAGCGGTTGGTCGGTCAGGTGGCCAAGCGACAGGCGGTCACCAATCCGACCAAAACCGTCTATTCGATCAAACGGTTCATGGGGCGCCGCTTCGGCGAGGTCTCGCGCGAGCGGGAAGAGGTCCCCTATACGGTCATTTCCGGCAGCAATGATGTAGCCAAGGTCAAAATAGACGACAAGGAATATTCTCCGCAGGAGATCTCGGCCATGATCCTGCAAAAGATGCGCCAGACCGCCGAGGATTACCTCGGTGAGAAGGTGACCGATGCGGTTATCACCGTGCCGGCCTATTTCAACGACAGCCAGCGCCAGGCGACCAAGGAGGCGGGCGAAATCGCCGGCTTGAACGTGCGTCGCATCATCAATGAGCCGACTGCGGCTTCGCTGGCCTATGGCCTCGACAAGAAGGGCAATGAAAAGATCGCCGTCTTCGACCTCGGCGGCGGTACTTTCGACATCTCGATCCTCGAGATCGGCGATGGTGTCTTTGAGGTCAAATCGACCAACGGTGACACCCATCTCGGCGGCGACGATTTCGACCAGCGCATCATCGACTGGATCGTCGATGAGTTTGTCAAACAGGAGGGTGTCGATCTCTCCAAGGATCCGATGGCCTTGCAGCGGCTCAAGGAAGCGGCCGAGAAGGGCAAGTGCGAACTCTCGACGACCACGCAGACCGAGATCAATCTGCCTTTTATCACAGCGACCGACAGCGGCCCCAAGCATCTCAGCATGACCCTCACCCGGGCCAAGTTCGAACAGCTTTGTGATGATCTCTTTCAGCGCACGCTTGCTCCCTGCCGGACCGCCCTCAAGGATGCCGGCATGACCACCGCCGAAATCAATGAGGTTGTCCTCGTTGGCGGTGCGACGCGCATGCCCAAGGTTCAGGAGATGGTGCGCGAGCTCTTCGGCAAGGAGCCGCATAAGGGGGTTAATCCCGACGAAGTAGTCGCCGTCGGCGCGGCCATTCAAGGTGGTGTTCTCGGCGGCGAGGTCAAGGATGTCCTCCTTCTCGATGTCACGCCGCTTTCTCTGGGCATTGAGACTCTTGGTGGCGTGATGACCCGGATTATCGAAAAGAACACCACCATCCCCACCCGCCAGTCGCAGATCTTTTCGACGGCGGCTGACAGTCAGACCTCGGTGGAAATCCACGTCCTCCAGGGCGAACGGGAGATGGCCATTGATAACCGTACGCTCGGGCGTTTTCACCTCGATGGCATTCCGCCCGCTCCGCGAGGCATTCCGCAAATCGAGGTCTCTTTCGACATCGACGCCAACGGCATCCTCAATGTCGCCGCCAAGGATAAGGCGACCAACAAGGAGCAGACCATCCGGATCGAGGCCTCGACCGGCTTGAGCAAGGAGGAGGTCGAGAAGATGGTCAGCGATGCCAAGTTGCATGCCGCCGAGGACAAGAAGCGGCGCGAGCTGATTGATACGCGTAACCAGGCGGATCAACTGGTCTATCAAACCGAGAAGAACATCAAGGAGAATGCCGACAAGCTCGACTCCGGTTTGAAGAACCAGCTCGAGGCCGGCGTCGGCCGTCTCAAGGAGGCGATGAAGGGCGAGAATATCGATGAGATCAAGTCGGCTCTCGAGGCCCTCAACCAGATCTGGCACCAGGCCGCCGCCAAGATGTACGAAGCGGCCAACGCCCAGCAGCAAGCCTCCGCCGCTGCCGGGGCGCAGCAAGGTCAGCCCGGCGGCGAATCCTCCGGTGACAAGCCGCCCAAGGCGGAAGATGCTGATTACGAGGTGGTAGACGACCAAAAGTAA
- a CDS encoding DegQ family serine endoprotease encodes MYAKKRSALLYTGILIGIVIGLVISSNLDWVRHSFANDRGEAVALGANEPVSQELLGLQSLSKAFTQVAKIASPAVVTINSSAVVKSNIRNPFMDDPFFRQFFNVPDQKQVMHGLGSGVIVNPDGYILTNNHVVKDADEITVTIDKVEHKAKVVGKDPASDIAVIKIEKKGLPTINLGDSDKLEVGEWVMAIGNPFSDVLDKTVTAGIVSAKGRSLGAGLGDGTLRYQDFIQTDAAINPGNSGGALVNLRGELVGINTAIVGQANAGVGFAIPINMARSIMEQLIKSGKVRRGWIGVQLEDVDEEKAEYFGLDKPKGVQVGEVLKDSPALKAGLKRDDIILKLNDFEVTSRDQLIAWVGSQAPDTKITLTIWRDKALKTISLTLAERPADEALASEEGATTGQIDKLGIEVQEMTRQLARQYGYEGEEGVIITSIDPNSVADRKGLREGDLILSVNDTATTSVRAFRAALREVKPGGVVYMRIMRERMVYTVALRMPRS; translated from the coding sequence ATGTACGCCAAGAAACGTTCCGCCCTCCTGTATACGGGTATCTTGATCGGTATCGTCATCGGATTGGTCATCTCCAGTAACCTGGACTGGGTCCGGCACAGCTTCGCCAATGACCGCGGCGAGGCCGTCGCCCTCGGCGCCAATGAGCCGGTGTCACAGGAACTGCTCGGCCTGCAAAGTCTGAGCAAGGCCTTCACCCAGGTGGCTAAAATCGCCAGCCCGGCCGTGGTGACCATCAACAGCAGTGCGGTCGTCAAGTCCAATATCCGTAATCCCTTCATGGATGATCCCTTTTTCCGCCAGTTTTTCAATGTGCCGGACCAGAAACAGGTGATGCACGGCCTGGGGTCCGGAGTGATCGTCAATCCCGACGGTTATATCCTGACCAACAACCATGTTGTCAAGGATGCTGACGAGATCACGGTAACCATCGACAAGGTGGAGCACAAGGCCAAGGTAGTCGGTAAGGATCCGGCCAGTGATATCGCGGTGATCAAGATCGAAAAGAAAGGGCTGCCGACCATCAATCTGGGCGACTCGGACAAGCTCGAGGTCGGCGAATGGGTGATGGCCATCGGCAATCCCTTCTCTGATGTGCTCGACAAAACCGTAACCGCCGGCATCGTCAGCGCCAAGGGGCGCTCTCTCGGCGCCGGCCTTGGGGACGGGACTTTGCGCTATCAGGATTTCATCCAGACCGATGCGGCCATTAATCCCGGCAACAGCGGCGGGGCCCTGGTCAATCTGCGCGGCGAGCTGGTGGGCATCAATACCGCCATCGTCGGCCAGGCCAACGCTGGCGTCGGCTTCGCCATCCCCATCAATATGGCCCGATCGATCATGGAACAATTGATCAAGAGCGGCAAGGTGCGTCGCGGCTGGATTGGCGTGCAACTCGAGGATGTCGACGAGGAGAAGGCGGAATACTTCGGCCTCGACAAACCCAAAGGCGTACAGGTGGGCGAAGTTCTCAAAGACAGCCCGGCCCTCAAAGCCGGCCTGAAGCGGGATGATATCATTCTCAAACTGAACGATTTCGAGGTCACTTCGCGCGACCAGCTCATTGCCTGGGTCGGCAGCCAGGCTCCCGACACCAAGATCACCTTGACCATCTGGCGCGACAAAGCCCTCAAGACCATCTCCCTGACCCTGGCCGAGCGGCCCGCGGATGAAGCCCTGGCCAGCGAGGAGGGCGCCACGACCGGCCAGATCGACAAGTTGGGCATCGAGGTGCAGGAGATGACGCGCCAGCTCGCCCGCCAGTACGGCTACGAGGGTGAAGAGGGCGTGATCATTACCAGCATCGATCCCAACTCGGTGGCCGACCGCAAAGGGCTGCGCGAGGGCGATCTGATCCTTTCGGTCAACGACACCGCCACCACCTCGGTGCGCGCCTTCCGCGCCGCCCTCCGCGAGGTCAAGCCGGGCGGCGTGGTCTATATGCGCATCATGCGCGAGCGAATGGTCTATACCGTCGCCCTGCGTATGCCACGATCATAA
- a CDS encoding zinc metallopeptidase: MFFSMRDILILAPALILTLYAQWKVKSTFNRMSQVRSGSGMTGAQVAKSLLQRNGIQDVEVGAVQGELTDHYDPIHKTLNLSEPVYASDSLAAIGVAAHETGHAIQHQVAYAPLKLRQTMYPLSNFGSMLAMPLFIIGLIASIKVLIDIGILFFAASVVFTLVTLPVEFDASKRALAQLSASGMIRGEEIDGARKVLSAAALTYVAAAAMAVLQLIRLLMLRNDR; the protein is encoded by the coding sequence ATGTTTTTTTCCATGCGAGATATTCTGATTCTGGCGCCGGCGCTGATTCTGACGCTCTACGCCCAGTGGAAGGTGAAAAGCACCTTCAATCGGATGAGCCAGGTGCGCTCCGGATCTGGCATGACCGGTGCGCAGGTGGCCAAGTCCTTATTGCAGCGCAACGGGATCCAGGATGTTGAGGTGGGTGCTGTACAGGGTGAATTGACCGATCACTACGATCCGATTCACAAGACCCTCAACCTCTCCGAGCCGGTTTACGCCTCAGACAGCCTGGCTGCCATCGGGGTTGCGGCTCATGAGACGGGCCATGCCATCCAGCACCAGGTGGCGTATGCGCCGCTGAAGTTGCGTCAAACCATGTACCCGCTCTCCAATTTCGGCTCCATGCTCGCCATGCCGCTTTTCATCATCGGCCTGATCGCCTCCATCAAGGTATTGATCGACATCGGCATCCTCTTTTTTGCCGCCTCGGTCGTTTTCACCCTGGTCACCCTGCCAGTCGAGTTTGACGCTTCCAAGCGCGCGCTGGCCCAACTCTCCGCAAGCGGCATGATCAGGGGTGAGGAGATCGACGGCGCCCGCAAGGTGCTGAGTGCCGCCGCGCTGACCTATGTAGCCGCCGCGGCCATGGCGGTTCTGCAGTTGATCCGTTTGTTAATGCTTCGCAATGATCGTTGA
- a CDS encoding DUF2914 domain-containing protein gives MARIIRLDGRTGLRLFLLLALLLGAFWGIYALSIRLAELLDRRPAPAEEAHPEGEEPDLAAVATPAGIVHLKQALFCLDIHDRKPVVFKSVFSRRVDYIYCYSVLSAPPEGVMILHRWILKGQPVFERWLRVQGRNCRVWSRRHVLSKEPGTGRVEIILEDGNLLGSAVFTLL, from the coding sequence GTGGCCCGGATTATCCGACTAGACGGCCGCACGGGACTGCGGTTGTTTCTGCTCCTGGCGCTGCTGCTTGGCGCGTTCTGGGGGATCTATGCTCTGAGCATCCGCCTCGCAGAACTGCTGGATCGGCGGCCGGCGCCGGCCGAAGAAGCCCATCCTGAAGGGGAAGAACCCGATCTCGCCGCCGTGGCCACACCGGCGGGCATCGTCCATCTCAAGCAAGCCCTCTTTTGCCTCGACATCCATGACCGCAAGCCCGTGGTATTCAAGTCCGTTTTCAGCCGCCGCGTTGATTATATCTATTGTTATTCGGTGCTTTCCGCTCCGCCAGAAGGCGTTATGATTCTTCACCGCTGGATCCTCAAAGGGCAGCCGGTTTTCGAACGATGGCTGCGCGTGCAAGGCCGCAACTGCCGCGTCTGGAGCCGGCGCCATGTCCTGAGCAAGGAACCGGGCACCGGCCGGGTGGAGATCATTTTGGAGGATGGGAATTTGCTCGGCTCTGCGGTGTTTACATTGTTGTAA
- a CDS encoding ATP-binding protein, producing the protein MDSDLVRCELQADGAVRITPLGSLEDISLLPAVVAVFEREFRNKHKNFILDLGMLAALPAGWVALIFELTARSRRRGGELCVARLQRKAQGDLLNFQPESYLCLEEMDIVMPQDATTVPEVDQPDFTAAPGPAPAARPPAQQENGDPSEIIEIPSRVDALYRACDFVLGIASRLGFSESDLSRIKISVYEASLNAIEHAYHSDATRKVRVRVTTLPDRLLIGIIDHGDGFEARTNEDFDATAAAAARRTGGMGLHIIRRSMDKVTYLRDPKNGNCLLMEKKRPVSGLTAEGISGDPGFGTGRLSATEENDAPWPGLSD; encoded by the coding sequence ATGGATAGTGATCTGGTGCGTTGCGAACTGCAGGCGGACGGTGCGGTCCGGATTACGCCGCTGGGAAGCCTGGAGGATATTTCACTGCTGCCGGCGGTGGTGGCCGTCTTCGAGCGCGAGTTCCGCAACAAGCACAAGAATTTCATTCTCGACTTAGGCATGCTCGCCGCGCTGCCGGCAGGGTGGGTCGCGCTTATCTTTGAACTGACCGCGCGCAGCCGGCGCCGCGGCGGCGAGCTCTGCGTGGCCCGCCTGCAGCGCAAGGCACAGGGCGATTTGCTGAATTTTCAGCCGGAAAGCTATCTCTGCCTCGAGGAGATGGATATCGTCATGCCACAGGACGCGACGACCGTGCCAGAGGTGGATCAGCCCGACTTTACTGCAGCGCCCGGTCCGGCACCAGCGGCACGCCCGCCGGCGCAGCAGGAGAATGGCGATCCGTCTGAAATCATCGAGATCCCCAGCCGCGTCGACGCCCTCTATCGCGCCTGCGACTTTGTCCTGGGTATCGCCAGCCGGCTCGGCTTCAGCGAATCCGACCTCTCCCGCATCAAGATCTCGGTCTATGAGGCCAGCCTCAACGCCATTGAGCACGCTTATCACTCCGATGCAACCCGCAAGGTGCGCGTGCGCGTGACCACGCTGCCGGACCGATTGCTCATCGGCATCATCGACCATGGTGACGGCTTCGAGGCCAGGACCAACGAGGATTTTGATGCGACGGCGGCTGCCGCGGCGCGCCGCACCGGCGGCATGGGGCTGCATATCATTCGCCGCTCCATGGACAAGGTGACCTATCTGCGCGATCCCAAGAACGGAAACTGCCTGCTCATGGAGAAAAAACGGCCCGTCAGCGGACTTACAGCCGAGGGGATCTCAGGCGATCCGGGCTTTGGAACGGGCCGGCTGAGCGCAACCGAGGAGAACGACGCCCCGTGGCCCGGATTATCCGACTAG